One segment of Erigeron canadensis isolate Cc75 chromosome 2, C_canadensis_v1, whole genome shotgun sequence DNA contains the following:
- the LOC122587707 gene encoding uncharacterized protein LOC122587707, whose protein sequence is MKDLIGAPKATNEKVEEQNNKMSSQWDSMTTCLDGLTHKLEQSTKSTQATLQDLEAKIERLGNPNRQSGTLPSNTQPNPKPQQITKDRDRSTPLPMLEMSISMPSQPDQVHEEEEDFAEEVKMEPNPAVQTPAVPSKQADKPEVKSYKPKIPFPQRLVKQKLKQQMEIFMPGYAKCLRQILMNKKNLAGVTTTVLEDVCSTTVTSKLHEKRGDPGIFTIPCKIGNLSVKRALNDSGASINLMPSSIYSKLNLGEPKPIKMKVHLADKSEIRPMGILEDVLVMMGGLVFPVDFVIIEADEALDVPLILGRPFLATTDAKLEVGCGKLTLRAGNESVIFTNTCSVSLPNVANSVETACVSSLDSQVDEWLDKKLEKKEVELKKTAEPFSNLTDGPSTKIRKLYLLFLMVM, encoded by the exons ATGAAGGACTTGATCGGTGCTCCGAAAGCAACTAACGAGAAGGTGGAAGAACAAAACAACAAGATGAGTTCGCAATGGGATTCCATGACTACTTGTTTGGATGGCTTGACTCACAAGCTGGAGCAAAGTACAAAGAGCACTCAAGCTACCCTCCAGGATTTGGAAGCTAAGATCGAAAGGCTAGGGAACCCAAATAGGCAGTCGGGTACTCTACCGAGCAATACTCAACCGAACCCTAAGCCACAACAGATAACCAAAGATCGGGACCGAAGTACACCCCTCCCAATGCTCGAAATGAGCATATCTATGCCATCACAACCCGATCAG GTACATGAAGAAGAGGAGGATTTTGCTGAAGAAGTAAAGATGGAGCCGAACCCAGCCGTGCAGACACCGGCCGTTCCATCAAAACAGGCTGACAAACCTGAAGTAAAGTCGTACAAGCCCAAAATCCCATTTCCTCAGAGATTGGTGAAACAGAAACTAAAACAACAAATGGAGATTTTT ATGCCAGgttatgcaaagtgtttgaggcAAATCTTGATGAATAAGAAAAATCTGGCGGGGGTGACAACTACAGTGCTTGAGGATGTTTGTTCAACAACAGTGACAAGTAAGTTACACGAGAAACGCGGGGATCCAGGTATTTTTACCATACCTTGTAAGATTGGTAATTTATCTGTGAAAAGAGCCTTAAACGATTCAGGAGCAAGTATTAATCTAATGCCTTCATCGATTTATTCTAAACTAAATTTAGGAGAACCGAAACCGATTAAAATGAAAGTCCATTTGGCCGATAAATCTGAAATTAGACCAATGGGAATTCTAGAAGATGTGTTAGTTATGATGGGCGGTTTGGTTTTTCCAGTAGATTTTGTGATTATTGAAGCAGATGAAGCATTAGATGTGCCTCTTATCTTAGGGAGACCATTCCTTGCCACGACCGATGCTAAACTTGAGGTCGGTTGTGGAAAACTTACTTTGAGAGCAGGAAATGAGTCGGTGATATTTACAAACACCTGTTCTGTTTCCTTACCTAATGTTGCTAACTCAGTTGAAACCgcttgtgttagttctttggaTTCGCAGGTTGATGAATGGTTAGATAAGAAGCTTGAGAAAAAAGAGGTTGAGTTGAAGAAGACAGCAGAGCCATTTTCTAACTTAACGGATGGCCCGAGTACTAAGATCCGTAAACTTTATCTGCTGTTTCTCATGGTAATGTGA